GATCCACCAGCCGATGAAGTAGAAGAAGGGCACGATCATCGCGAAGGCGAGGATGTTCTTGATCCCCGACGCGAGCGCGTTCTTCGAGCGCGATGCTCCCATTTCATAGGCGAGGAACCCGACATGGATAAGCACCATGAGCGGGATCGTCAGAAAGTAAAACGTTTCGGAAAACGTGCCGTTCGTCGCCGCGATGCTGCTTTGCAGCTCCGCAACCGTCGAGGCCAAGGTAGCGAGGTCCTGTTCCACTTGAGATCTCCCTGTCTGTGGAAGGTCGTTATTGGCGGCCCGGCCTTTTGGCCTGAACCAATTCCCAAAATTGGTATCTCGGGTATTGCAATGACGCGTCCAGTCATCACTGAAAATCAATAATTTTTCCTTGGAAGAATTCTATCGCGCAGGAGCTTTGAACCAATTCACCGCGTTCTTCGGTGCCTTTGGTACATATTTAATCACGCGATGAAGAGCCGGGAGCGTTTCGGCATGCAGGCAAATCCGGGGTTCCGGGGGATTCGCGGCACCGAGACCGCAGGTCGCGTGGCGCTCCGGCAGGGCGCGAGAGTGTCAGGACGGCCAGCGACCGGATCGGTTCACGGCACCTCAATCGTCCTGGAGGAGCAGTTTCTGATCCTCGATCAGGGCGAGTTTCATGAATTCCGTCGCCTCCTCGATGTCGCGGGCGGCGATGGCGTTGAAGAGTCCGTTGTATCCGCGCTGGTAGGTGGCAATCCGTGCCGGTGTCAGGTGACGGCGATACATCGCGGCGCGGAATGACTGCCGGCGGGCATCGATCACCAGGTTATAGCACGCGACCAGGAGCGGGTTTCCCGTTCCCTCCGCGATCAGCCGGTGAAACTCCTCCTCCAGACGGATGAAGGCGAGCGCGTCCGTCTGCACACCTTCCATCTGCGACAGTACCTCCGACAGCGCGTCGATCTGCCTCGGCGACATCGCGATGATCGCGAGCCGGACCATTTCCGGCTCAAAGATCCCGCGCACGGCCTGAAGATCGAGCGGCCCGGTCTCCGACGCGACGGAGGACACCGCCTGATCCGTTCCGGCGGGATTGTAGGTGACAAAGGAACCGGAGCCCGCACGCCGGCGGATCATGCCGCGCAGTTCGAGATGCTCAAGCGCCTCCCGCACGGTGTTGCGCGCGACGCCGAGATCCTGCGCCAGCTGCCGCTCGGAGGGGAGACGTTCGTCGAGCACGAATTCCTGCGCCACAATGCGGGTGCTGAGCGTGTCAATCACGTAACGCACGGTTGCGCCGGGCAAGGATTGCATCGCGGCAGTCGGCGCCGGAGCGGGCGGGGATTGGGTCACGGTCTGGTCCTTGGACGCGTCGGCAATGGTCAACTCGATGGACCGCAGGATAACGCTTTCCTCACAGGAGAATCCAGAGCAAGAAAACGCCCCGCCGCGGGAACGAGGCAGGGCGCGAAAAAGGCAGACAGACGGCGGGGTTAGCCCATGCGTTCGGAGGAGTAGGATCCCGGCGACGCCGGAAAAACCACCGTCTTGTTTCCGTTGAGGAAAACACGGTGATGCGCATGGGCGTGGACCGCGCGGGCGAGCGCCTGGCTTTCGACATCGCGTCCGAGGGAGACATAGTCGGAAGCGGATTGCGCATGGGTGATGCGCACGATGTCCTGTTCGATGATCGGCCCCTCGTCAAGATCCGCCGTCACGTAATGCGAGGTCGCGCCGATGAGTTTCACCCCGCGCTCGTATGCCTGCTTGTAGGGGTTGGCACCCTTGAACGACGGCAGGAAGGAATGGTGGATGTTGATGATGCGGCCCGACATCTTCTGGCACATCTGGTCGGACAGGATCTGCATGTAGCGCGCGAGCACGATGAGTTCGGCGCCGGCCTCCTCGACCACCTGCATGATCTGCGCCTCCGCCTGCGGCTTGTTCGTCTTCGTGACCGGGATGCAATGGAACGGGATATCGTGGTTCACCACGACCTTCTGGTAATCCATGTGGTTCGAGATCACCGCGACGATGTCGATCGGCAAAGCCCCGATACGCCAGCGATAGAGCAGGTCGTTCAGGCAATGCCCGAAGCGGGAGACCATGATCACGACCTTCATCTTCCGGGCCTCGTCATGGAAGGCCCAGGTCATTCCGAGCGTCTCCGCCACCTCTCTGAACTCCTCCGACAGGGTATCCTTGTCAATCCCCTTCTCAGAGACAAAGCTCACCCGCATGAAGAACTTTCCGGTTTCCATATCGTCGAATTGCGAGCTGTCGGTGATGTTGCAGCCCTTTTCCGCAAGGAAGGTGGAGATCGCGGCGACGATGCCGCGCTGGCTTTTGCAGGCGACGGTCAGGCAGTATTTGGCAGTCATCATGTGCTCCTTGTTGGGGTGCCGAATTCAAGGCGTTTTCGACACCGATCCGGCTCATTGGTGAGTTTCTGGTTATGCGGTGAGACCCTGCGGCTCGCACAGGCCGTTCGCCCGGCAACATGCGGTCAGGGTGTTCGCGAGCAGGCAGGCGATGGTCATCGGACCGACGCCGCCGGGAACGGGGGTGATCGCTCCCGCGACATGGCGCGCGCTGTCAAAATCCACATCGCCAACAAGCCGGCGCGTCCCGTCGTGCTCGATGCGGTTGATCCCGACGTCGATCACGGCCGCGCCCGGCCTGATCCAGTCTCCGGGGATCATTCCGGGCCGGCCGACGGCGGCGACAAGGATATCCGCCCTGCGACACACCGCCGGAAGATCCTTTGTCCGGCTGTGCGCGATCGTCACGGTACAACTGTCGCGCAGAAGGAGCTGCGCCATCGGCTTTCCGACGATATTCGAGCGCCCGACGACAACGGCGTCGAGACCAGACAGGCTACCGTACAAATCCCGCAGCATCATCAGGCAACCCAGCGGCGTACAGGGCACCATCGCCTTCTGCCCCGTGGCAAGCAAGCCAACATTGGAGACATGAAACCCGTCGACATCCTTCGCCGGGTCGATGGAATTGATCACCAGATCGCTGTCGAGATGGTCCGGCAAAGGCAGTTGAACGAGGATCCCATGCACCGCCGGATCGCGGTTCAGCCGCCCGATCAGATCCAGCAGATCCGCCTCGGTCGTCTCCGCCGGCAGCTTGTGCTCAAAGGAGTTCATCCCGGCTTCGAGCGTCTGCCTGCCCTTGTTGCGCACATAGACCTCCGAGGCGGGATCCTCCCCGACAAGCACCACGGCAAGGCCGGGCGTCACCCCGTGCTCGTCCTTCAGCCTGGCCACCTGAACCGCCACTTTTTCCCGGACCTTCGCGGCGAAACTCTTTCCGTCGATCAGCGTTGCGGACATCATCTGGTCTCCAACCGTCGCGCGGCTTGCCCCACGGCATGCCACAGCGTTGCATAGGACGAGCGCATGCCCCAGATCCGGAGCCGATCCTCCGTGATCCGCAGGACGAAGACGCCCATGTGTTCCAGCCCGGTTCGTGTCGCGGAACCGGGGCCGAACGCGGAAAGATCCACGTTCATCAGCCTCTCCAACAGCGCATGGACGGGTGCCGCGCCATCCGCCGATCCGAGGTCGAGCGCCGCCCAGCCATCGGTCTGCTCGGTCACGGAAGCACCCGGCACCTCTACCTTCAGCGTAGCCGCGAAATCCTCTTCCGCGCGCCCCTCCGCCTCGACCATCCATTGATCCCGCGCAGACCAGAAAATGCCAATTGGGCCGGATTCGATACGTTTCCCAGCTTCGGGAAGGGTCAAGCCAAAGGGTTCCGGCACCTCGCCATTCCTGCGGCGTGCCAGAGAGGCGAGGGCGATGTCCGGCCGTTCGGTCAAGGTCAGGAGCCCATGGGTCTCAGAGCGGGCGATCGTGCCGCCCAGCGCGGTGATCGGTGTCAGGTCAGTCACGAAGACGCTCTCCTTCAGGGTCGATGAAATGCGCGGAGACGACACGCACGGCTACCTCGTTGCGTTCGAGCGGATTGGCCGCGACGATCTCCTCCCCAAGGCGGCTGTCGCCGTCCTCGAGGAAGCCAAGCGCGATATGGCTTTCGACATGCGGCGAATAGCAGGCAGAGGTCACCCACCCCTGATCGGTCTGCATCGTCCGCTGCGCCCCCTTCGTGAACAGGTGAGATCCGGCGAAAACACGCATGTCCGGGTCGGTTGGCTGGAGCCCGACGAGGCGCCGCCGATCTGACGCGAGGCCGTCACGGCGGGACATGATCGCCCCGATCGAGTCCTTTTTTGCAGAGACCATCCTGCCGAGCCCGAGCATTCCCGCCGTGGTCTGGCCGTTGAGTTCCGCACCTGCCGCATGGCCTTTCTCGATCCTGAGCACGGCCAGCGCCTCGGTCCCGTAGGGTGTCACGCCCAGATCTTCGCCGAGCGCCATCAGGCGCTCGATCAGTGCATTGCCATAGCGGGCCGGAACGGCGATTTCGTAGGCAAGTTCGC
The nucleotide sequence above comes from Celeribacter indicus. Encoded proteins:
- a CDS encoding FadR/GntR family transcriptional regulator, with amino-acid sequence MQSLPGATVRYVIDTLSTRIVAQEFVLDERLPSERQLAQDLGVARNTVREALEHLELRGMIRRRAGSGSFVTYNPAGTDQAVSSVASETGPLDLQAVRGIFEPEMVRLAIIAMSPRQIDALSEVLSQMEGVQTDALAFIRLEEEFHRLIAEGTGNPLLVACYNLVIDARRQSFRAAMYRRHLTPARIATYQRGYNGLFNAIAARDIEEATEFMKLALIEDQKLLLQDD
- the purU gene encoding formyltetrahydrofolate deformylase codes for the protein MTAKYCLTVACKSQRGIVAAISTFLAEKGCNITDSSQFDDMETGKFFMRVSFVSEKGIDKDTLSEEFREVAETLGMTWAFHDEARKMKVVIMVSRFGHCLNDLLYRWRIGALPIDIVAVISNHMDYQKVVVNHDIPFHCIPVTKTNKPQAEAQIMQVVEEAGAELIVLARYMQILSDQMCQKMSGRIINIHHSFLPSFKGANPYKQAYERGVKLIGATSHYVTADLDEGPIIEQDIVRITHAQSASDYVSLGRDVESQALARAVHAHAHHRVFLNGNKTVVFPASPGSYSSERMG
- the folD gene encoding bifunctional methylenetetrahydrofolate dehydrogenase/methenyltetrahydrofolate cyclohydrolase FolD, with the protein product MSATLIDGKSFAAKVREKVAVQVARLKDEHGVTPGLAVVLVGEDPASEVYVRNKGRQTLEAGMNSFEHKLPAETTEADLLDLIGRLNRDPAVHGILVQLPLPDHLDSDLVINSIDPAKDVDGFHVSNVGLLATGQKAMVPCTPLGCLMMLRDLYGSLSGLDAVVVGRSNIVGKPMAQLLLRDSCTVTIAHSRTKDLPAVCRRADILVAAVGRPGMIPGDWIRPGAAVIDVGINRIEHDGTRRLVGDVDFDSARHVAGAITPVPGGVGPMTIACLLANTLTACCRANGLCEPQGLTA
- a CDS encoding sarcosine oxidase subunit gamma, which encodes MTDLTPITALGGTIARSETHGLLTLTERPDIALASLARRRNGEVPEPFGLTLPEAGKRIESGPIGIFWSARDQWMVEAEGRAEEDFAATLKVEVPGASVTEQTDGWAALDLGSADGAAPVHALLERLMNVDLSAFGPGSATRTGLEHMGVFVLRITEDRLRIWGMRSSYATLWHAVGQAARRLETR